The following coding sequences lie in one Mucilaginibacter sp. KACC 22773 genomic window:
- a CDS encoding MutS-related protein: MSFLIDQQTINDLNIFGKQGADSIYQIFNRTTTRGGAAILEEMFRSPLSNYAQITERSETIQYFAKAGLKFPFPAHQFDTVESYLRNVDHRTKLSAQDDSVVRKLSNMVMPDGDTSSMHNGVTVLLVLMKDLTQFLTGLEPHALNSYSSEGTEILSLLNNPAFSHGLATKSGKKLSAAEFAELDEFFRFRFRDMVIKLLTYIYKLDVYITVAKVAADQGFVFPKAMPEDRNEVRLEGVYHPQLEKAVPNSISITADSNVIFLTGANMAGKSTFMKSLSIALYMAHMGFPVAAKQMQFSVLDGMFTTINLPDNLGMGASHFYVEVLRIKKIALELKQGKNLFVLFDEMFRGTNVKDACEATIAFTEAFAGKRNSQFVISTHIIEAGEVLKKKCGNINFVYLPTLMDGNQPVYTYSLKQGLTADRHGMVIVNNEGILEILKSGLERMSNRGL; the protein is encoded by the coding sequence ATGTCATTCCTTATCGATCAGCAGACCATTAACGACCTGAATATTTTCGGCAAACAGGGGGCCGATTCCATTTATCAGATTTTCAATAGAACCACTACGCGTGGCGGAGCGGCGATCCTGGAAGAGATGTTCCGCTCCCCGCTTTCCAATTATGCCCAAATTACTGAGAGAAGTGAAACTATTCAATATTTCGCTAAAGCAGGATTAAAGTTCCCTTTTCCTGCCCATCAGTTTGATACGGTGGAATCCTATTTGCGGAATGTTGATCATCGGACCAAGCTTTCAGCACAGGACGATTCGGTTGTCAGAAAGCTTAGCAACATGGTTATGCCGGACGGCGATACCTCTTCCATGCATAATGGGGTTACGGTCTTATTAGTGCTCATGAAGGATCTAACTCAGTTTCTGACCGGCTTAGAACCGCACGCGTTGAATTCTTACAGCTCGGAGGGGACTGAGATCTTGAGTCTCCTGAATAATCCTGCATTTTCACATGGGTTAGCAACAAAGTCAGGAAAAAAACTTTCAGCTGCGGAATTCGCAGAATTAGATGAGTTTTTCAGGTTTCGCTTCCGAGACATGGTCATCAAATTACTGACCTATATCTATAAATTGGACGTGTATATCACTGTTGCAAAAGTCGCTGCAGATCAGGGATTTGTTTTCCCCAAAGCTATGCCCGAAGATCGGAATGAAGTAAGGCTTGAAGGCGTTTACCATCCCCAACTGGAAAAGGCCGTGCCCAATTCCATAAGTATTACGGCAGACAGTAACGTTATTTTTCTGACCGGTGCAAACATGGCGGGCAAATCAACCTTTATGAAGTCGCTGAGTATTGCCCTTTATATGGCGCATATGGGTTTCCCGGTTGCAGCAAAACAGATGCAATTTTCCGTTCTGGACGGAATGTTTACGACCATCAATTTGCCGGATAACCTGGGCATGGGTGCCAGTCACTTTTATGTTGAAGTCTTAAGAATTAAAAAAATAGCATTAGAGCTTAAGCAGGGGAAGAACTTGTTTGTACTATTTGATGAAATGTTCAGGGGCACGAATGTTAAGGATGCCTGCGAAGCAACCATTGCTTTTACAGAAGCCTTTGCAGGTAAGCGGAACAGTCAATTTGTGATTTCCACACATATCATCGAGGCAGGAGAAGTGCTTAAAAAGAAATGCGGCAATATCAACTTTGTGTATTTGCCGACACTTATGGATGGGAACCAACCGGTATATACCTATTCGTTAAAACAGGGGTTAACCGCAGATCGCCATGGTATGGTGATTGTTAACAATGAAGGTATCCTGGAAATCTTAAAATCCGGCCTGGAGCGGATGTCTAATCGAGGATTATGA
- a CDS encoding alpha/beta hydrolase — protein sequence MKNYITETFPPGKRLFFSHWVKLVPLVCILFILATPSFAQKGLSRVEAEKLARKEWTIEKNKLRPAAEKVWSEGVIHFGKYNMAIAYRAFGDKPADGRSLYISLHGGGNAPPKVNDQQWENQRTLYPIKEGFCIVPRAPTNTWNLWHEDHIDNLLDSLIRYAVILEDVNPNKVYILGYSAGGDGVFQLAPRMADRFAAASMMAGHPGDANALNLRNLPFAIYMGGKDTAYSRNTLAIAFNQRLDSLQRLDPKGFIHDFHLYPDKAHWMDRRDTIAIPWMASFTRNPLPQKVSWVQDNRLQHRFYWLSAPVETLREGAAAELSIKGNQIKVTKNTFKVLNINLNDKMMDLDQKITVLQNGRTLFRGKVRRNLKTIKRTIQEYQDGQMIFSVKLVLTGDQVTVKNA from the coding sequence ATGAAAAACTATATAACTGAAACTTTTCCTCCAGGAAAAAGGCTTTTCTTTTCTCATTGGGTAAAGCTGGTTCCGCTGGTTTGTATCCTGTTCATTTTAGCTACCCCTTCCTTTGCCCAAAAAGGGTTAAGCCGTGTGGAAGCAGAAAAGCTTGCAAGAAAAGAATGGACGATAGAAAAAAATAAGTTGCGTCCGGCAGCGGAGAAGGTCTGGTCTGAAGGAGTTATCCATTTTGGGAAATATAACATGGCTATTGCATATCGGGCATTCGGCGACAAACCTGCCGACGGGCGTAGCCTTTATATCTCGCTTCATGGGGGCGGAAATGCTCCTCCGAAGGTCAACGATCAACAGTGGGAAAACCAGCGGACGCTTTATCCGATAAAAGAAGGATTTTGTATTGTGCCAAGAGCACCTACTAATACCTGGAATTTATGGCACGAAGACCATATCGACAATTTGCTGGATTCATTAATCCGCTACGCTGTCATCCTGGAAGATGTCAATCCAAATAAAGTCTACATCCTGGGCTACTCTGCGGGCGGTGACGGGGTATTTCAACTGGCCCCGCGTATGGCCGACCGTTTTGCTGCTGCTTCCATGATGGCCGGCCACCCCGGAGACGCCAATGCCCTTAATCTTCGAAACCTGCCCTTTGCGATATACATGGGAGGCAAAGACACCGCTTATAGCCGCAATACCCTGGCCATCGCTTTTAACCAAAGATTAGACAGCCTGCAGCGGCTCGACCCTAAGGGATTTATCCACGATTTTCATTTATATCCAGATAAGGCGCACTGGATGGACCGGCGGGATACAATTGCGATCCCCTGGATGGCCTCTTTTACCAGAAACCCGCTTCCCCAAAAAGTATCCTGGGTACAAGATAACCGGCTTCAGCATCGCTTTTACTGGTTGTCTGCGCCTGTCGAAACACTTCGCGAAGGCGCGGCAGCCGAACTAAGCATAAAAGGAAATCAGATAAAAGTAACAAAGAACACCTTTAAAGTATTGAATATTAATCTTAATGATAAAATGATGGATCTTGATCAAAAGATTACTGTTTTACAAAATGGGCGTACCCTATTCCGGGGCAAGGTCAGGCGAAATTTAAAGACCATCAAGCGGACGATTCAAGAATATCAAGATGGTCAAATGATCTTTTCCGTGAAACTGGTTTTAACGGGAGATCAAGTGACTGTGAAAAATGCCTGA
- a CDS encoding ABC transporter ATP-binding protein, whose product MQKSIVKIENLSHKYSANWAIRDINMEINSYGIVGLLGSNGAGKSTTMNILCGSLNQTEGNVYIDGVNFRDDPMRAKKDIGFLPQNPPLYMDLTVDEYLLYCAGLRHMSGNERKDAVKAAKERCGITHFSNRLIKNLSGGYRQRVGIAQAIVHRPKVLVLDEPTNGLDPNQIIEVRALIKEIARDRVVIFSSHILSEVQLLCRDIMMIENGRIVFEDSMDAFNNYIAPHSMLVHLNNMPAIMELEAIQGVMKADLLTGKLVRLFFSGDSGIAETIVNESVNKGWRLQEITLEKNSVEEIFKQLSQHQSNKTS is encoded by the coding sequence ATGCAGAAAAGTATCGTTAAAATAGAAAATCTGTCACATAAATATAGCGCCAATTGGGCTATACGTGACATTAACATGGAGATCAACAGCTACGGGATTGTTGGGCTTTTAGGTTCGAACGGCGCGGGAAAGTCGACAACCATGAACATCCTTTGCGGATCCCTGAACCAGACCGAAGGCAACGTTTACATCGATGGTGTAAATTTTAGGGATGATCCTATGCGGGCAAAAAAAGATATAGGGTTCTTACCCCAAAACCCACCGTTATATATGGACCTTACTGTCGACGAGTACCTTTTGTATTGCGCAGGATTAAGACATATGTCGGGTAACGAGCGAAAAGACGCAGTAAAAGCAGCCAAGGAGCGTTGCGGGATTACGCACTTTAGCAACCGGCTAATAAAAAACCTCTCCGGTGGATACAGGCAACGCGTGGGGATAGCACAAGCAATTGTACACCGGCCCAAAGTACTTGTTCTGGATGAACCAACGAATGGGCTGGATCCAAACCAGATCATCGAAGTAAGGGCGTTGATCAAAGAGATAGCCAGGGACAGGGTTGTTATATTTTCTTCTCATATCCTTTCTGAAGTACAACTGCTATGCAGGGATATCATGATGATCGAGAACGGTAGAATTGTTTTTGAAGATAGCATGGATGCATTTAATAATTACATAGCACCGCATAGCATGCTCGTTCACCTGAACAATATGCCAGCGATCATGGAACTTGAAGCCATTCAAGGCGTCATGAAGGCAGATCTGCTTACCGGGAAGCTCGTTCGGCTGTTCTTTAGCGGCGACTCAGGAATCGCCGAGACCATAGTAAACGAAAGCGTTAATAAAGGCTGGCGGCTTCAGGAGATCACGCTCGAGAAGAACTCAGTCGAGGAAATATTTAAACAACTATCACAACACCAGTCCAATAAAACATCTTAA
- a CDS encoding Gldg family protein: MKTIFRIAKTELKLLFYSPIAWFLIIIFLVQCGIVYSKMLESSAEIQEGGFKNTFSIIAGIFSGSNGVFSTVMGNLYLYLPLLTMGLISRETSSGTIKLLYSSPIRVREIVLGKFGAMVALSVLLVTIVAFFITLSYFTVQSPDTGLLLSSLLGLFLLLCAYSAIGLFMSSLTTYQIVAAVCTFVTFGILYNISGLWRGVPFLRDVTYFLSVAGRTDWMLAGLITSNGIVYFLAIVFLFLGLTIYKLKSGMESTSPLVKVTRYGFIFICTLAIGCVSAIPQLIVYFDVTGNKTNTISPETQKIIRELGDEPLEVTGYANLFGGFMEDGNPESYQKNINSWAPYVRFKHNIILKSVMYYDTLGLGGEIRRRNPGKSLAQIAEKAAKNGDMSLDQFKRPEEIRKIIDLSQEPNYYIMQLKYKGRKTFLRVFPDNEHWPSETEVSAALKRLLQAKIPKILFATGNLERNINKIGDRDYRALTNLKSFRNSLLNQGFDVDTVSLETGVIPSGISALVLADPKILLGPSATTKLQKYIDAGGNLLISGEPGKQTVLNPLLKQFGVQLMNGAIVQQSKDLQPDLAAPFLTSIAGNLFPPLKQIHHDSIVVSMPTAAALSIEGSTTYDIKPLLITDARKSWLKKDKFLSDSATVKFEPEKGDLKKPFPLAASITRNLNGKEQRIIVSGDADFMSNTELNRFNMRTANFAFNTGVFSWLSYGQFPISSFRPMAKDTLVLVTKDQVKNLRVVLIWVLPGILLAIGSIILIRRKRK; encoded by the coding sequence ATGAAAACTATTTTCAGAATTGCAAAGACAGAGTTAAAATTACTTTTTTATTCTCCGATAGCCTGGTTTCTCATTATCATCTTTTTGGTTCAATGTGGAATCGTGTATTCAAAAATGCTGGAATCCTCTGCCGAAATCCAGGAAGGCGGCTTTAAGAATACTTTCAGCATAATTGCAGGGATATTTTCTGGATCAAACGGAGTGTTTTCGACTGTAATGGGAAACTTGTATCTCTATCTTCCTTTACTTACCATGGGCCTTATCAGCCGCGAAACCAGCAGTGGTACAATCAAGCTGCTCTATTCATCACCCATTCGTGTACGCGAAATTGTATTGGGAAAGTTTGGAGCGATGGTAGCACTGAGCGTTTTACTGGTTACCATTGTAGCTTTTTTCATCACGTTAAGCTATTTTACCGTACAATCACCTGATACCGGTTTACTTTTAAGCAGCCTGCTCGGCTTGTTCCTGCTACTTTGCGCTTATTCTGCTATCGGGTTGTTTATGTCGTCCCTGACTACTTATCAGATTGTAGCAGCTGTCTGCACATTTGTAACCTTCGGTATCCTGTATAATATATCAGGTTTGTGGCGTGGGGTACCATTTTTAAGAGATGTAACTTACTTCCTTTCCGTGGCTGGTCGTACTGACTGGATGCTTGCCGGGCTGATCACCAGTAATGGTATCGTGTACTTCCTGGCTATTGTGTTTCTTTTTCTGGGACTAACGATCTATAAGTTGAAGTCTGGCATGGAATCAACATCTCCGCTGGTAAAAGTTACCCGTTATGGCTTTATTTTCATTTGTACGCTGGCTATAGGCTGCGTCAGTGCGATACCCCAACTCATTGTGTATTTCGATGTCACGGGAAATAAAACCAACACCATTAGCCCGGAGACCCAAAAGATCATCAGGGAACTTGGTGACGAGCCGCTGGAAGTGACCGGTTATGCTAATTTGTTTGGCGGTTTTATGGAGGACGGAAATCCCGAATCCTACCAGAAAAACATCAACTCGTGGGCGCCTTACGTTCGTTTTAAACACAACATTATCCTAAAAAGTGTCATGTATTACGATACGCTGGGTCTGGGTGGCGAAATTAGGAGAAGAAATCCCGGAAAATCCTTAGCGCAGATTGCCGAAAAGGCAGCCAAAAACGGTGACATGAGCCTTGATCAGTTTAAGCGGCCTGAAGAGATCAGAAAAATTATAGACCTTTCACAGGAGCCCAATTATTACATCATGCAACTCAAATATAAGGGACGAAAAACCTTTTTGCGCGTGTTTCCTGATAACGAGCACTGGCCTTCTGAAACGGAGGTATCGGCTGCATTAAAAAGGCTTCTGCAAGCTAAAATACCCAAAATTCTTTTTGCAACAGGAAACCTGGAACGTAATATTAATAAGATCGGCGACCGTGATTATCGTGCGTTGACAAACTTGAAGAGTTTCAGAAATTCGCTGTTAAATCAGGGCTTTGACGTGGACACCGTTTCATTAGAGACCGGTGTTATTCCTTCCGGTATTTCCGCTCTCGTATTGGCAGATCCAAAGATCTTACTTGGTCCCTCGGCAACAACTAAGCTACAAAAATATATAGATGCCGGTGGTAACCTGTTAATCTCCGGCGAACCCGGAAAGCAAACTGTTTTGAATCCTTTGCTGAAACAATTTGGTGTGCAACTGATGAATGGTGCTATCGTACAACAAAGTAAGGATCTGCAGCCCGACCTGGCCGCACCCTTCCTGACCAGCATAGCAGGAAACCTTTTCCCGCCGCTAAAGCAAATACATCATGATAGCATAGTTGTCTCCATGCCGACAGCGGCGGCACTTTCTATCGAAGGCTCAACAACATACGATATTAAACCACTGCTGATAACCGATGCCAGAAAAAGCTGGTTAAAAAAAGACAAATTTTTAAGTGACTCTGCAACCGTCAAGTTTGAGCCGGAGAAAGGCGACCTGAAAAAGCCATTTCCGCTCGCCGCAAGTATTACAAGAAATTTAAACGGTAAAGAACAGCGCATCATCGTTTCCGGAGATGCCGATTTTATGTCGAATACTGAATTGAATCGCTTTAATATGAGGACCGCAAATTTTGCCTTTAATACGGGCGTTTTTAGCTGGCTGAGTTATGGGCAGTTTCCGATCAGCAGTTTCCGGCCCATGGCAAAGGATACCTTGGTACTGGTTACAAAAGACCAGGTTAAAAATTTAAGAGTTGTGCTGATCTGGGTGCTTCCGGGCATCTTACTGGCCATTGGGAGTATAATATTAATCAGGAGAAAAAGAAAATAA
- a CDS encoding MutS-related protein: MSFKIDKQTQEDLNLLGKYTPGSVFNLFNKVQTSGGERLLQQMFQQPLTDPQAINKRCGLFSYFGQKKLLFPFSKQDFQEVENYFRIGTSSNYPGALLHVVSTRVQNYLLKDERYEKLQNGLSVTIKMLNDLCRFLDLLNDSETTPFDHEKSVLLDILAHPRLRNLLEQIKSAKFSIVQLAAYDYLIKKTLQADMETLLENIYKLDVYIAVSAVGRDRGFTYAEAVPKAKHLVKISEVWHPALVNGVANPINFDEGSNMLFLTGANMAGKSTIMKAFGIAVYLAHMGFPVAAKYMQFSVRDGIYSSINVSDNLNMGYSHFYAEVLRVKKAAEEVATGNSFVVLFDELFKGTNVKDAYDATLAVTAAFAQYHQSFFIISTHIIEVGEALQKTSENVQFAFLPTVMHGNVPKYTYKLETGITTDRQGMLIIENEGILALLTEK; the protein is encoded by the coding sequence ATGAGCTTTAAAATCGACAAACAAACTCAAGAAGATTTGAACTTACTGGGTAAATACACACCAGGTTCTGTTTTTAATCTATTCAATAAAGTGCAAACCAGTGGCGGAGAGCGGCTGCTGCAGCAAATGTTTCAACAACCACTTACTGATCCGCAAGCGATCAATAAACGATGCGGTTTATTTAGCTACTTCGGACAGAAAAAATTGTTATTCCCGTTTAGCAAGCAGGATTTCCAGGAAGTAGAAAATTATTTCCGCATAGGTACAAGCAGCAATTATCCGGGCGCCCTATTGCATGTCGTTTCCACGAGGGTTCAAAACTATCTCCTAAAGGATGAACGCTATGAGAAATTACAAAACGGCCTTTCGGTAACGATTAAAATGTTGAATGATTTGTGCAGGTTTCTGGACTTGTTAAATGATAGTGAAACGACGCCCTTTGACCATGAAAAAAGCGTACTCTTAGATATCCTTGCCCATCCCCGCCTCAGGAATTTATTGGAACAAATAAAATCGGCAAAGTTTTCCATCGTGCAACTGGCGGCTTATGATTATCTGATCAAAAAAACGCTGCAGGCAGATATGGAAACCCTGCTGGAAAATATTTACAAGTTGGATGTTTACATCGCCGTAAGCGCAGTTGGCAGAGATCGTGGATTTACTTATGCGGAAGCGGTGCCTAAAGCAAAGCATCTGGTCAAAATCAGCGAAGTATGGCATCCGGCGTTAGTTAATGGGGTTGCCAATCCTATAAACTTTGACGAAGGCAGTAATATGCTATTTCTGACCGGAGCCAATATGGCTGGTAAATCTACAATCATGAAAGCGTTCGGCATTGCAGTTTACCTGGCCCATATGGGTTTTCCCGTTGCTGCGAAATACATGCAGTTTTCAGTTCGCGATGGTATTTATTCCTCCATCAATGTCTCCGACAACCTGAATATGGGGTATAGTCATTTTTATGCAGAAGTATTGCGCGTAAAAAAGGCGGCGGAGGAGGTAGCTACCGGAAATAGCTTCGTCGTCTTATTTGACGAATTGTTTAAAGGCACCAATGTAAAGGATGCGTATGACGCTACGCTGGCCGTTACAGCCGCTTTTGCGCAATATCACCAGTCCTTTTTTATCATATCTACACATATTATCGAGGTAGGCGAAGCCTTGCAGAAAACCTCCGAAAATGTACAGTTCGCTTTTTTACCAACGGTTATGCACGGTAACGTACCAAAATATACTTATAAGCTGGAAACGGGCATAACCACTGACCGTCAGGGTATGCTCATTATTGAAAATGAAGGAATACTGGCCTTATTAACTGAAAAATAA
- a CDS encoding M16 family metallopeptidase, translating into MKKIFLTGAATMVLLACIVSQNTMAQTIRKFRKTNMVAELPLDPAVRMGKLANGFTYYIRHNEEPKNRVVFYLANKAGSVLERNEQQGLAHFLEHMNFNGTKHFPKSDLVNYLQKTGVRFGADLNAYTSFDETVYQLPLPSDDPEILTQGIQIMRDWAQEATLDPDEINKERGVVLEEKRLGKGAQDRMQRQYWPVMLNHSRYATRMPIGTDSVLTGFKPETIRSFYRDWYRPDLQALIVVGDIDVNEMEKSILKKFNDLKNPKIERTRVRYSIPLTGKNQFLTVTDKEMTSTVLQIIIKHPGLALKTAGDFRQSVIRELFNFMMNERITELQRQANPPFISGGMGIGELLGGIDQFSVFVNANPGQLEKGLKAIWRETDRVKKLGFTQTELDRAKQNYLSKMEAGVKESKKTNSDSYVNEYLQYFLKGTASPGIQFEYTLLKKSLPGINLSDLNNLTRAQIKTYDRDILIMAPDKDKAILPDEKTVLTWMGQVEQEKQLQYKNIVNEQPLLTSKPKSGRIVSVSTDSLLNVTTIHFANHVKVILKPTDFKDNQILFSGSTPGGSSLYSDNDYESASNAAGIISSFGAGNYNPIQLNNYLSGKQFGVHMQMSERTTGVNGSAVPAELENALELLYAYYTQPRKDKDLFVGLITKSKASLENRANSPMNVFQDTVYAVLGNHNIRRSGPSISKIDQISLDRAFDIYKERFGNASGSTFTFVGNFDVKAIQPLLLKYIGGLPALDSVIPAKDLDINIPEGNYEKKVFKGTEDKATVLLVWSGKFKYSQSNRYTMDALKEVLTIRLLERLREEESGVYTPSASVNVTKLPQERFSLIVNFGCAPSNVDKLIASTLDEVAKLIKSGPEPVNVNKWRAEVLRSQETEVKTNEWWLGYISGQIQNEEHLEDARIYTGLINAVKPTDVKDLAVKYLNGENFIKFILLPESSKIQ; encoded by the coding sequence ATGAAAAAAATATTTTTGACCGGAGCGGCCACCATGGTTTTGTTAGCTTGTATCGTAAGCCAAAATACGATGGCCCAAACAATACGAAAGTTTCGAAAAACCAATATGGTTGCCGAACTTCCCTTAGATCCTGCAGTTCGTATGGGGAAACTGGCCAATGGCTTTACTTATTACATCCGTCATAACGAAGAACCCAAGAATAGGGTAGTATTCTATTTGGCCAACAAAGCCGGGTCTGTTCTTGAGCGCAACGAACAGCAAGGCCTGGCGCATTTTCTCGAACATATGAACTTTAATGGCACCAAGCATTTTCCAAAAAGTGATCTTGTTAACTATCTTCAAAAAACAGGTGTACGTTTTGGTGCCGATCTGAATGCTTATACATCATTTGACGAAACAGTGTACCAGCTGCCCCTGCCATCTGATGACCCGGAGATCCTGACTCAAGGTATACAGATTATGCGGGATTGGGCACAGGAGGCCACGCTTGATCCGGACGAGATCAATAAAGAAAGGGGAGTGGTTTTGGAAGAGAAACGTTTGGGTAAAGGAGCCCAGGACAGGATGCAGCGTCAATATTGGCCGGTTATGCTTAATCATTCCCGGTACGCAACCCGCATGCCGATCGGGACAGACTCGGTACTTACAGGGTTTAAGCCCGAAACCATCAGGTCGTTTTACAGGGACTGGTATCGGCCCGATCTACAGGCGCTGATTGTAGTAGGCGATATTGACGTGAACGAGATGGAAAAGAGCATCCTGAAAAAGTTCAACGACCTGAAAAACCCAAAAATCGAAAGAACAAGAGTCCGATATAGCATTCCACTTACCGGTAAAAATCAGTTTTTAACGGTAACTGATAAAGAAATGACATCGACAGTGTTGCAGATCATCATTAAACATCCGGGCCTTGCGCTGAAAACGGCGGGTGACTTTCGCCAATCCGTAATCAGGGAACTCTTTAACTTTATGATGAATGAGCGTATTACTGAGTTACAGCGCCAGGCTAATCCGCCATTTATAAGCGGTGGCATGGGGATAGGTGAGCTTTTAGGAGGGATCGACCAGTTTTCGGTTTTTGTAAATGCGAACCCGGGTCAATTGGAAAAAGGGCTTAAAGCTATTTGGAGGGAAACCGACCGGGTAAAAAAATTAGGTTTTACGCAAACAGAGCTGGACCGGGCTAAGCAAAATTACCTGAGTAAAATGGAAGCCGGCGTCAAGGAAAGTAAAAAGACAAACTCAGATAGTTACGTTAATGAATACCTTCAATATTTCTTAAAAGGAACTGCATCCCCGGGTATACAATTTGAATATACGCTGCTCAAAAAATCTTTACCGGGAATAAATTTAAGCGACCTAAATAATCTGACCCGGGCGCAAATTAAAACATACGATAGGGATATATTAATAATGGCTCCGGATAAGGATAAAGCCATTCTGCCTGATGAAAAAACGGTGCTGACCTGGATGGGCCAGGTTGAGCAGGAAAAGCAATTGCAGTACAAAAATATTGTGAATGAACAACCTTTACTTACAAGTAAACCAAAGAGCGGCCGTATCGTCAGCGTGTCTACCGATAGTTTATTAAACGTTACCACTATTCATTTTGCAAATCATGTCAAAGTCATTCTTAAACCAACCGATTTCAAAGACAATCAGATTCTGTTCAGTGGTTCTACTCCCGGGGGATCCTCCTTGTATAGCGACAACGATTATGAATCAGCTTCTAACGCGGCCGGTATAATTTCATCTTTCGGCGCAGGTAATTATAATCCCATCCAATTGAATAACTATTTGTCGGGCAAACAATTTGGGGTACATATGCAAATGTCAGAACGCACGACGGGCGTTAACGGATCTGCAGTTCCCGCTGAATTAGAAAACGCACTGGAGCTATTGTATGCCTACTATACACAACCAAGAAAGGATAAAGACCTATTTGTCGGATTGATTACCAAGTCGAAAGCAAGCCTCGAAAACCGGGCTAATTCACCGATGAATGTTTTTCAGGATACGGTTTATGCAGTATTAGGCAACCACAATATCCGCAGAAGCGGCCCAAGTATCTCAAAAATAGATCAGATAAGCCTGGATAGGGCTTTCGATATATATAAGGAGCGCTTTGGAAATGCCTCCGGCAGTACATTTACTTTTGTCGGCAATTTTGATGTAAAGGCCATACAACCTTTGCTGTTAAAATATATCGGCGGTTTACCTGCATTGGACTCTGTAATTCCTGCTAAGGATTTAGACATCAATATTCCGGAAGGAAACTACGAAAAGAAGGTTTTCAAAGGCACGGAAGATAAAGCAACCGTGTTATTGGTCTGGTCCGGCAAATTCAAATACAGCCAGTCGAACCGGTATACCATGGACGCCCTTAAGGAAGTGCTTACCATACGTTTGCTGGAACGATTACGGGAAGAAGAAAGCGGCGTATATACACCGAGCGCATCTGTAAATGTTACCAAATTACCACAGGAACGCTTCTCCCTGATTGTGAATTTCGGCTGTGCACCGTCAAATGTGGACAAATTAATTGCCTCTACACTTGATGAGGTAGCGAAACTGATAAAATCCGGGCCGGAACCAGTGAACGTCAATAAATGGCGTGCCGAAGTCCTGCGATCGCAGGAAACTGAAGTGAAAACCAATGAATGGTGGCTTGGCTATATATCCGGCCAGATACAAAATGAAGAGCACCTGGAGGATGCCCGCATTTACACAGGATTAATAAACGCCGTAAAACCAACGGATGTTAAAGATCTTGCCGTTAAGTACTTAAATGGTGAGAATTTTATCAAGTTCATCCTGCTGCCCGAAAGCAGCAAGATTCAATAA